In one Nitrospira sp. CR1.1 genomic region, the following are encoded:
- a CDS encoding zinc ribbon domain-containing protein codes for MPMYDYTCLDCGKESLIVVTLKQHEKGEVQCPACGSTKLQQHFSSFIAHTTKKS; via the coding sequence ATGCCGATGTACGACTACACCTGTCTGGATTGCGGAAAAGAATCCCTGATCGTCGTGACGCTGAAGCAACACGAAAAAGGCGAGGTACAATGTCCGGCCTGCGGCAGCACCAAGCTGCAGCAACATTTCTCATCGTTCATCGCGCATACGACCAAGAAAAGTTGA
- a CDS encoding nicotinate phosphoribosyltransferase, translating into MNAASETLLTDLYELTMAQAYLARDMTGEAVFEFFVRKLPARRNFFMAAGLEQVLTYLETFHFAEGDIGWLEQTGSFTPSTLAALHAMRFTGDVHAMPEGTVFFPHEPILRITAPLPQAQLVETRVMNLLNFQTMVASKACRSMLVAEGRPLIDFGLRRSHGAEAGLLAARACYLAGFDGTSNVLAGARFGIPTYGTMAHSFVQAHHDEADAFMHIAQAHPRNVALLIDTYDTEAAAQKVVALAPRLKSQGISIHGVRLDSGDLADHARKVRQILDRGGLADTKILASGNLDEDRVEALVRSEAPIDRFAVGTAMTTSADAPYLDCAYKLQEYAGRACRKRSEGKATWPGRKQVYRLSGRDGRLDGDTITVEGDTQPGRPLLRQVMQNGRRLAPGPSIQEIRHHAKLALAELPDTLRRIDQAAPYEVRIAKALEHMAQQVDRHT; encoded by the coding sequence ATGAACGCCGCATCCGAGACACTCCTCACCGACCTGTACGAACTGACGATGGCCCAAGCCTACCTCGCCCGCGACATGACGGGTGAAGCCGTCTTCGAATTTTTTGTCCGCAAGCTGCCGGCTCGCCGGAATTTCTTCATGGCGGCAGGACTGGAGCAGGTTCTCACATATCTGGAGACGTTTCATTTCGCCGAAGGCGATATCGGATGGCTCGAGCAGACGGGCAGTTTCACTCCGTCGACACTCGCCGCCCTCCACGCCATGCGCTTCACCGGCGATGTCCACGCCATGCCGGAAGGCACGGTCTTTTTCCCGCACGAGCCGATCCTCCGCATTACCGCGCCTCTTCCGCAAGCGCAGCTCGTCGAAACCCGGGTGATGAATCTGCTGAACTTTCAGACCATGGTCGCCTCCAAAGCCTGCCGCTCCATGCTTGTGGCAGAGGGGAGACCGCTGATCGATTTCGGCCTGCGCCGGTCGCATGGCGCGGAAGCCGGACTGCTGGCCGCCCGCGCCTGTTACCTGGCCGGATTCGACGGCACCTCCAACGTCCTGGCCGGAGCGAGGTTCGGCATTCCCACCTACGGCACAATGGCGCATTCGTTTGTACAGGCGCATCACGACGAAGCGGACGCATTCATGCACATTGCCCAGGCGCACCCGCGCAATGTCGCCCTCCTCATCGATACCTACGACACGGAAGCCGCGGCGCAAAAGGTGGTCGCGCTGGCCCCCCGCCTGAAGAGCCAGGGCATTTCGATCCACGGGGTGCGTCTCGATAGCGGAGACTTGGCCGACCATGCGAGGAAGGTACGACAGATCCTCGATCGCGGAGGTCTCGCCGACACCAAGATCCTGGCCAGCGGGAACCTCGATGAGGATCGGGTGGAGGCGCTGGTGAGGAGCGAGGCGCCGATCGACCGGTTCGCGGTGGGCACGGCCATGACCACCTCGGCCGATGCGCCCTACCTGGACTGCGCCTATAAACTTCAGGAATATGCCGGGAGAGCCTGCCGCAAGCGCTCTGAGGGCAAGGCGACCTGGCCCGGCAGAAAGCAGGTCTATCGCCTGAGCGGACGCGACGGACGACTGGACGGAGACACGATCACTGTCGAAGGCGACACTCAGCCGGGCCGGCCTCTCCTGCGACAGGTCATGCAGAATGGGCGCCGACTTGCGCCGGGCCCCTCCATCCAGGAGATTCGCCACCACGCAAAGTTGGCTTTGGCGGAACTTCCGGATACCCTACGCCGGATAGACCAGGCCGCGCCCTACGAAGTCCGGATCGCCAAGGCGCTGGAACATATGGCACAACAGGTCGACCGGCACACATGA
- a CDS encoding AAA family ATPase — protein MRSKASHSRKWRTGLKSCSKASPGRRVCTPPSFSHRISPSCRRGTMLDNHRLPASLLAPTVDPARLGFEDTSQMEPLDETIGQERAVEALEFGLQMKSPGFNIFVSGPVGTGKGTLVRQMVKRLAQTAPSPPDWCFVHNFQDASRPACLSFPAGQGATFKRDMGAFIESLRHDIPAAFEGKKYLDAKAKIIEETEGKKKSLFHDLTTLCRQRGFIFEETPAGFGLVPLKDNRPMNEKEMEELSEAVQQELTGQRQSLESDIREFHVRMHSLEREAEQALHHLDHQIVANVMKVAYDALQQAYQYSQAVLTYLQRVHDDIVHQYRDFLPHSGPVLSIPGLEQSRRPDMTRFAVNLIVARDAAAGAPVVDESHPTYSNLIGKIERRAHLGVMYTDFTEIRAGAALQANGGYLILQALDVLRQPFSWEALKRVIKTGAVTIEDPAEFYGFATAGLRPEPIPVSVKVILVGTAGIYHLLQAYEEDFSKLFKVKADFDVEVAHDEQQERQYARFVSRLCREEGLPHFGADAVAEVIRQGFRFADRHDRLSLRFSLVSDLIREAGYWAKKAGHPLATRADVESALAHQRRRADLPEQWLQEEIREGTLMVDLQGDVIGQVNGLSVYELGDYCFGRPIRITARTYVGTKGVIDIQREVDLAGEIHSKGVMTLAGFLAGKFAGMQPFALSATLTFEQTYSEVEGDSAAVAELAAVLSSLADLPIRQSLAVTGSVNQLGEIQPIGGVNEKIEGFFESCKRRGLTGEQGVIIPARNIKHLALNREVVTAVEDGRFAVYGVDTADQALELLIGVPAGERGAEGDFPPESIYGRTAARLQEMAQIVATWGEAEEDRKVKD, from the coding sequence ATGCGCTCAAAGGCATCGCATTCACGGAAATGGAGGACGGGGTTGAAGTCTTGTTCGAAAGCGAGCCCGGGGAGAAGGGTCTGCACGCCACCATCGTTCAGCCACCGCATCTCCCCAAGCTGTAGAAGAGGCACGATGCTGGACAACCATAGACTACCGGCTTCTCTCCTGGCTCCTACGGTCGATCCCGCCCGGCTGGGTTTCGAAGATACGAGCCAGATGGAGCCCCTCGACGAGACGATCGGCCAGGAACGGGCGGTCGAGGCGTTGGAATTCGGCCTGCAGATGAAGAGTCCCGGCTTCAACATCTTCGTCTCAGGGCCGGTAGGGACCGGGAAGGGAACACTGGTGCGGCAGATGGTCAAACGGCTGGCCCAGACGGCGCCGTCCCCGCCTGACTGGTGCTTTGTCCATAATTTCCAGGATGCGTCGCGCCCGGCCTGCCTCTCGTTTCCGGCGGGACAAGGCGCGACGTTCAAACGCGACATGGGCGCGTTTATCGAAAGCCTGCGCCACGACATTCCCGCGGCCTTCGAAGGGAAGAAATATCTCGATGCCAAGGCGAAAATCATCGAGGAGACAGAAGGCAAAAAGAAGAGTCTCTTTCATGACCTCACCACCCTGTGCCGCCAGCGCGGCTTCATATTCGAGGAGACGCCGGCAGGTTTCGGACTGGTTCCCCTCAAAGACAACCGCCCGATGAACGAGAAGGAAATGGAGGAGCTCTCCGAAGCGGTCCAGCAGGAACTGACCGGACAGCGGCAATCGCTGGAGAGCGACATCCGCGAGTTTCATGTCCGGATGCACAGCCTAGAACGGGAAGCCGAGCAGGCCTTGCATCACCTGGACCACCAAATCGTCGCCAATGTCATGAAAGTCGCCTACGACGCGCTTCAGCAAGCCTATCAATACTCGCAGGCCGTCCTCACCTATTTGCAACGGGTCCATGACGACATCGTGCATCAGTACAGAGACTTCCTGCCTCACAGTGGACCGGTCCTGTCGATCCCGGGCCTGGAGCAGTCACGCCGCCCCGACATGACACGGTTTGCCGTGAACCTGATCGTGGCCAGGGATGCTGCGGCCGGCGCGCCGGTGGTAGACGAATCGCATCCGACCTACAGCAACCTTATCGGCAAAATCGAGCGACGCGCCCATCTGGGCGTGATGTATACCGACTTCACCGAGATCCGGGCCGGCGCCGCGTTGCAGGCCAACGGCGGCTACCTGATCCTGCAGGCGCTGGATGTTCTGCGCCAGCCCTTCTCCTGGGAGGCCTTGAAGCGCGTCATTAAAACCGGGGCCGTGACCATTGAGGACCCGGCGGAATTCTACGGCTTCGCCACCGCCGGCCTGCGCCCGGAACCGATCCCTGTCTCGGTCAAGGTCATCCTGGTCGGCACCGCCGGCATCTACCATCTGCTGCAGGCGTACGAGGAGGATTTCTCCAAACTCTTCAAGGTGAAGGCCGACTTCGATGTGGAAGTCGCGCACGATGAGCAGCAGGAACGGCAGTATGCGCGATTCGTGTCCCGGTTATGCCGCGAGGAAGGGTTGCCGCACTTCGGCGCGGACGCGGTGGCGGAAGTCATCCGTCAGGGCTTCCGGTTTGCCGACCGGCACGACCGGCTGTCCCTGCGGTTCAGCCTGGTCAGCGACTTGATTCGCGAAGCGGGGTATTGGGCCAAGAAGGCCGGGCATCCATTGGCGACACGCGCGGACGTCGAGTCAGCTCTGGCGCACCAACGGCGCCGCGCCGATCTGCCCGAGCAGTGGCTCCAGGAAGAGATCCGCGAGGGCACGCTAATGGTGGACCTCCAAGGCGACGTCATCGGTCAAGTCAATGGATTGTCCGTCTATGAGCTCGGCGACTATTGCTTCGGCCGCCCCATCCGGATCACCGCTCGCACCTACGTTGGCACAAAAGGCGTGATCGACATTCAACGGGAAGTCGATCTGGCCGGCGAAATTCATAGCAAGGGCGTCATGACCCTGGCCGGGTTCCTGGCGGGCAAATTCGCCGGCATGCAGCCATTCGCCCTCAGCGCCACCTTGACCTTCGAGCAAACCTACTCCGAAGTCGAAGGCGACAGCGCCGCCGTGGCCGAGCTGGCCGCTGTGCTCTCCAGCCTGGCCGATCTGCCTATCCGGCAATCTCTGGCAGTCACCGGTTCGGTGAATCAGCTCGGGGAAATCCAGCCCATCGGGGGTGTCAACGAAAAAATCGAAGGCTTTTTCGAGTCATGCAAGCGGCGGGGCCTCACAGGCGAGCAAGGCGTGATCATTCCCGCGCGAAACATCAAGCATCTGGCGCTCAATAGAGAGGTCGTCACGGCAGTGGAAGACGGCCGATTTGCCGTCTACGGGGTCGATACGGCGGACCAAGCCCTCGAGTTGCTCATCGGAGTTCCTGCGGGAGAACGCGGAGCGGAAGGAGACTTTCCTCCCGAGAGCATTTATGGGCGAACCGCCGCCCGCCTGCAAGAGATGGCACAGATCGTCGCGACGTGGGGCGAGGCGGAAGAGGACCGCAAGGTCAAAGATTAG
- a CDS encoding MFS transporter, protein MPRSPAHSFRRLPSGIWVLGFVSLLMDVSSEMIHSLLPLFMVTTLGAGTIAVGFVEGLAESLALVVKIFSGTLSDYLGKRKELALCGYAIGALTKPLFAWAPDIATLLSARLLDRLGKGIRGAPRDALVADIAPPELRGAAFGLRQSLDTVGAFLGPLLATGLMLLWADNFRAVFWVAVIPGMMAVALLFFGIQDPVSPPSSHRANPISRDNLRRLSQAFWWVVGIGAVCTLARFSEAFLVLRAQQGGIPLAFIPLVMVAMNLVYASSAYPFGKLSDRTSHKTLLTFGLLVLIAADVVLAAANHWGVLLGGVALWGVHMGMTQGLLAAMVADQAPPDLRGTAYGCFNLACGLAMLIASVLAGFLWDRLGAAFTFYAGALFSFIAVTGILLSPGVSASRRETG, encoded by the coding sequence ATGCCCAGATCTCCCGCCCATTCGTTTCGCCGACTGCCCTCCGGAATCTGGGTCCTCGGCTTCGTCAGTCTGTTGATGGACGTGTCTTCGGAAATGATCCACAGCTTGCTGCCGTTGTTCATGGTGACGACGCTCGGCGCGGGAACGATTGCGGTGGGCTTCGTGGAAGGGCTGGCAGAGTCACTGGCCCTCGTGGTCAAAATCTTTTCAGGAACGCTGAGCGACTATCTGGGCAAGCGGAAGGAGCTGGCCCTGTGCGGGTATGCGATCGGAGCGCTGACCAAACCGCTCTTCGCCTGGGCTCCTGACATTGCCACCCTCCTTAGTGCGCGTCTGCTGGATCGACTGGGAAAGGGAATCCGGGGCGCGCCTCGCGACGCGCTGGTCGCAGACATCGCGCCGCCGGAGCTCAGGGGAGCCGCGTTCGGCCTCCGGCAATCACTCGACACCGTGGGCGCCTTTCTCGGGCCTCTGCTCGCGACCGGACTGATGCTCCTCTGGGCCGACAATTTTCGGGCGGTCTTCTGGGTAGCCGTCATACCGGGCATGATGGCCGTCGCACTGTTGTTCTTCGGCATACAAGACCCTGTCTCACCGCCATCATCCCATCGAGCCAATCCGATCAGCCGTGACAATCTGAGGCGCCTCAGTCAGGCCTTCTGGTGGGTCGTGGGAATCGGCGCCGTATGTACGCTGGCGCGCTTTAGCGAAGCGTTTCTCGTGTTGCGCGCCCAACAAGGCGGCATTCCTCTCGCCTTCATTCCTCTGGTGATGGTCGCAATGAACCTGGTGTATGCCTCCTCTGCCTATCCCTTCGGTAAGCTCTCGGATAGGACCAGCCACAAGACGCTGCTCACCTTCGGCCTTCTTGTCCTGATTGCAGCCGATGTGGTGCTGGCTGCCGCCAATCACTGGGGCGTGCTGTTAGGAGGGGTGGCGCTGTGGGGCGTTCACATGGGGATGACGCAGGGCTTGCTTGCCGCCATGGTGGCGGACCAGGCGCCGCCAGACCTGAGAGGAACCGCATATGGATGCTTCAACCTGGCCTGCGGACTGGCCATGCTCATCGCCAGTGTGCTGGCGGGATTCTTATGGGACCGGCTGGGTGCGGCCTTCACGTTTTATGCGGGCGCACTGTTTTCATTCATCGCCGTTACCGGAATTCTCCTGTCTCCCGGCGTGAGCGCCTCACGCCGGGAGACCGGCTGA
- a CDS encoding phosphotransferase, whose product MPVLKKSALEAYVKARFGSATELLAYGPIGKETKGARYKQYGYGAPVRLTFHTPGEKTRQVVLGTMSPGPFGHEHPADRAQAMLWDYDCYGRLPGHIAALDVGAFTARGELMSVAGAREFFLLTQWSEGETYHKDLERLADAIRPTALDRKRTQVLADYLATIHRVKHKDPQLYRRRLRELLGHGECIMGLTDSYPDKCGFITEDLLQRIEVACNAWRWRLRGHHARLSQVHGDFHPWNVLFRRGIDFSVLDRSRGEWGEPADDVTSMSINYLFFSLCRHGALKGPLEVLFHSFWDRYLIKSRDQDVLAATAPFFAFRGLVLASPLWYPKLTLAVRRKIFRFIENVLAVPRFDPADVNRYCD is encoded by the coding sequence ATGCCGGTATTGAAGAAATCCGCCCTGGAGGCCTATGTCAAGGCACGGTTCGGTTCGGCGACAGAACTGCTGGCCTATGGCCCGATCGGAAAGGAGACGAAAGGCGCGCGATACAAGCAATATGGATATGGCGCTCCGGTCCGATTGACCTTTCACACACCAGGCGAAAAAACCCGCCAGGTCGTGCTGGGCACGATGAGTCCCGGTCCGTTCGGCCATGAGCATCCGGCTGATCGGGCGCAGGCCATGCTGTGGGACTACGACTGTTACGGCCGGCTTCCCGGCCATATCGCCGCGCTGGATGTGGGTGCGTTCACCGCGCGCGGCGAGTTGATGTCGGTTGCCGGGGCCAGGGAATTTTTCCTGCTGACCCAATGGTCGGAAGGGGAAACCTATCACAAGGATCTCGAACGACTGGCCGATGCAATCAGGCCGACGGCATTGGACCGGAAGCGGACCCAGGTGCTGGCTGACTATTTGGCGACCATTCACCGGGTGAAACACAAAGATCCGCAACTGTACCGCCGCCGACTGCGCGAGCTGCTCGGCCATGGCGAATGCATCATGGGCCTCACCGACAGCTACCCCGATAAGTGTGGCTTCATCACGGAGGATCTGCTGCAACGCATCGAAGTCGCCTGTAATGCCTGGCGCTGGCGCCTGCGCGGCCACCATGCCCGCCTGTCGCAGGTGCATGGAGATTTTCATCCCTGGAATGTGCTGTTCCGCCGGGGGATAGACTTTTCCGTCCTGGACCGGTCGCGGGGGGAATGGGGTGAACCGGCCGACGACGTGACCTCGATGTCGATCAATTATCTGTTTTTCTCGCTCTGCCGGCATGGCGCCTTGAAGGGGCCGCTGGAGGTGTTGTTTCATTCGTTTTGGGATCGCTATCTCATCAAGAGCCGCGATCAGGACGTGCTGGCTGCAACGGCGCCATTTTTTGCCTTCCGGGGATTGGTGTTAGCCAGTCCGCTCTGGTATCCGAAGTTGACCCTGGCTGTGCGGCGGAAAATATTCCGGTTCATTGAAAATGTGCTGGCGGTTCCGCGTTTCGATCCGGCCGATGTGAATCGGTACTGCGACTGA
- a CDS encoding c-type cytochrome — protein MSGLRQHQAAATFLIVHRAYDQEKLKEAQRSMRTVTPIGIRHMLLAAMVGLTCSAACESADAQEFPPDVVNGKAVYERHCLACHGPGGRGDGPDAAALKVPPADFHRFKSVLKSDEELLRTIEHGIVFSPMHAWQGQLTETERQDALAYIRLLVQHGQ, from the coding sequence ATGTCCGGCCTGCGGCAGCACCAAGCTGCAGCAACATTTCTCATCGTTCATCGCGCATACGACCAAGAAAAGTTGAAGGAGGCGCAGCGATCTATGCGGACTGTCACGCCCATCGGTATCCGTCACATGCTCCTCGCCGCCATGGTGGGTCTGACTTGTTCGGCTGCCTGTGAATCCGCAGACGCCCAAGAATTTCCGCCGGATGTCGTGAACGGCAAGGCGGTCTACGAGCGTCATTGCCTCGCTTGCCACGGCCCCGGCGGCCGGGGGGACGGGCCCGATGCCGCCGCGTTGAAAGTCCCGCCGGCCGACTTTCACCGTTTTAAATCCGTCCTCAAATCAGATGAAGAACTGCTCCGGACCATCGAGCACGGCATTGTCTTCAGCCCCATGCACGCATGGCAGGGACAATTGACCGAAACTGAGCGGCAAGACGCGCTTGCCTACATCCGCCTGCTCGTACAGCACGGGCAATAG
- a CDS encoding CBS domain-containing protein: MRRIDLLTQACDPATLTVGQLMQDALFTCTARTDALTIGRLMTNQNFGGVPVVGEDGGLVGLVTEYDLLQAMIEGRDLRKVSASEIMTTHPLTAREEMKLEEVANLFQDRYVTRLPVVRGTQLVGIVARRDLLRGYMKASEYWS; this comes from the coding sequence ATGCGTCGAATCGATCTGCTGACTCAGGCGTGTGATCCCGCAACGCTCACGGTCGGTCAGCTCATGCAGGATGCGTTGTTTACCTGTACGGCTCGCACGGACGCGCTCACCATCGGGCGTCTGATGACGAACCAGAATTTCGGCGGAGTGCCCGTGGTGGGTGAGGACGGTGGTCTTGTCGGTCTCGTGACGGAATACGATTTGTTGCAAGCGATGATCGAGGGGCGGGATCTGCGCAAGGTGTCGGCGTCGGAAATTATGACGACCCATCCACTGACGGCCCGTGAGGAAATGAAGCTGGAAGAAGTGGCGAATCTCTTTCAAGATCGCTACGTCACGCGCCTGCCGGTCGTGCGGGGCACGCAGCTCGTGGGCATCGTGGCGAGGCGGGATCTGTTGCGCGGGTACATGAAGGCGTCGGAATATTGGTCGTAG
- a CDS encoding isochorismatase family protein, whose product MNYLRPGDALLVVDVQNDFLPEGTLAVPESQEVITALQRYLDVFVEASAPVFATRDWHPSNHCSFHAQGGPWPAHCIAQTHGADFPSSLHLPPSSIVISKGADPAREAYSGFQGTSLHDQLQAAGITRLFVGGLSTDYCVLHTVKDACRLNYVVYLLIDAVRAVNVLPDDGARAEESMVSAGAIPLRWEQLVV is encoded by the coding sequence ATGAATTACCTTCGACCAGGGGATGCGCTGCTCGTGGTGGACGTGCAGAACGATTTCTTGCCCGAGGGAACACTCGCAGTGCCGGAGAGCCAGGAGGTCATCACGGCCCTGCAACGATATCTCGACGTCTTTGTGGAAGCGAGCGCACCCGTGTTCGCGACACGCGACTGGCATCCGTCCAACCACTGTTCCTTCCATGCCCAGGGAGGGCCTTGGCCGGCACATTGCATCGCACAGACCCACGGCGCCGATTTCCCCTCATCGCTCCACCTGCCGCCCTCGTCCATCGTCATCTCCAAAGGCGCCGACCCCGCACGCGAAGCATATTCCGGATTCCAAGGCACGTCGCTGCATGATCAACTCCAGGCCGCCGGCATCACCAGACTGTTCGTCGGAGGCCTGTCGACGGACTATTGCGTCCTTCACACCGTGAAGGATGCCTGCCGCCTGAACTATGTGGTCTACCTGCTCATCGACGCCGTGCGGGCCGTGAACGTCCTCCCGGACGACGGAGCGCGGGCCGAAGAATCGATGGTGTCAGCCGGGGCAATCCCTCTCCGTTGGGAGCAACTGGTCGTATGA
- a CDS encoding adenylyl-sulfate kinase has product MALMAGSPFALWLTGLPASGKSSIVARLLPKLASSGITVEVLESDAVRRILTPEASYAKEERDLFYRALGFMGARLLAHGVNVIIDATASRRAYRNFARALIPDLLEVSVECPLQICMERDKKGTYRRGLQGESSTVPGLQEPYEAPLSPDLIIDTTALLPDAAADQIVALIRSRRQG; this is encoded by the coding sequence ATGGCGCTCATGGCTGGTTCTCCTTTCGCCCTATGGCTCACCGGTCTCCCGGCCTCCGGGAAAAGCTCGATCGTCGCCCGGTTGCTGCCGAAGCTCGCCTCGTCGGGCATCACCGTCGAGGTGTTGGAGTCCGATGCCGTCCGCCGGATCCTGACGCCGGAGGCCAGCTATGCCAAAGAGGAGCGGGACCTGTTCTACCGGGCGTTGGGCTTCATGGGTGCGCGATTGCTGGCGCACGGGGTGAATGTGATCATCGATGCAACCGCGAGCCGTCGCGCCTATCGGAACTTTGCCCGCGCGCTGATCCCTGATCTATTGGAAGTCTCTGTCGAATGCCCCTTGCAGATCTGCATGGAGCGGGATAAGAAGGGAACCTATCGGCGGGGTCTGCAAGGCGAATCTTCCACTGTGCCCGGCTTGCAGGAGCCGTATGAAGCGCCGCTTTCACCGGACCTGATCATCGATACGACGGCGCTGTTGCCCGATGCGGCAGCCGATCAGATTGTCGCGTTGATTCGTTCCCGTCGTCAGGGGTGA
- a CDS encoding pentapeptide repeat-containing protein, with product MLPLQPGTAPMLLCTDVAVRRSLMNQHPLSLTLVASWVLTALLSVPADAATAAKRAAKPAPAPACESPFTHQRPAGKQLDKVLRSHARWLEDRDSADGRRANLCRTDLRQLRLAGANLERINLEGASLKRANLRTASLVQAHLKGADLSQAMLDDANLEGADLRKGLLIRAHLNRVAADEAAFYGANLQGALFREALLERAHFEDADLQLADLSGASLLDGYFYGANLSKANLRDADLAGSDLRRTNLRQANLRRTNLQGALLDSATLDGASLVEADLESAYLDDASLAQADLHEASLRGTDFRYARLTGANLQRANLENANLEGANLAKARLDSATMTMTVLYKANLSAANLHGARLHHAVLIGARLSQTDLQKADLTEVYAPKAHLQQARLAEANLELANLVSADLSDADMSHTILVQTNLQEATLRGTNLSAADLTGAQLDNADLQQANLRGANLSGALGLVQAQLDQACLNEATQIPADLQRPKACPSPQQRRKS from the coding sequence ATGCTGCCGCTGCAGCCCGGCACGGCACCGATGTTGCTGTGCACCGATGTTGCTGTAAGGAGGTCCTTGATGAATCAGCATCCCCTGTCCCTCACCCTCGTCGCGAGTTGGGTGCTCACCGCCCTGCTCTCCGTGCCTGCCGATGCAGCTACCGCGGCGAAGCGCGCCGCCAAACCCGCACCGGCTCCTGCCTGCGAGAGCCCCTTCACACATCAACGCCCGGCCGGCAAGCAACTAGACAAGGTCCTGCGGTCGCATGCGCGCTGGCTTGAAGATCGTGACTCCGCCGATGGCCGCCGCGCCAACCTGTGCCGAACGGACTTGCGCCAACTCCGGCTGGCGGGGGCGAATCTCGAGCGAATCAACCTGGAAGGGGCGAGTCTTAAACGCGCAAATTTACGGACCGCCAGTCTTGTGCAGGCACACCTGAAGGGCGCCGACCTGTCCCAGGCGATGCTCGACGATGCGAACCTGGAGGGGGCGGACCTGCGGAAGGGCCTGCTGATCAGGGCCCATCTCAATCGAGTCGCCGCGGACGAGGCGGCCTTTTACGGAGCCAATCTCCAGGGCGCACTGTTCCGGGAAGCGCTGTTGGAGCGGGCCCATTTTGAGGACGCGGATTTACAGCTCGCGGACCTCAGCGGAGCCAGCCTCCTTGACGGATACTTCTACGGCGCCAACCTGTCGAAGGCCAATCTCAGGGATGCCGACCTGGCCGGATCCGACCTGCGCCGGACCAATCTCCGCCAGGCCAATTTGCGCCGGACCAATCTCCAGGGCGCGCTCCTGGACAGCGCCACACTCGACGGCGCCTCACTGGTCGAGGCCGATTTGGAAAGCGCCTATCTGGATGACGCATCGTTGGCTCAAGCGGATCTTCACGAGGCCAGCCTGCGAGGCACGGATTTTCGTTACGCGCGCCTGACCGGCGCCAACCTGCAACGGGCCAATCTCGAAAATGCGAATCTGGAAGGAGCCAATCTGGCCAAGGCGCGCCTGGATTCCGCCACCATGACCATGACCGTGCTTTACAAAGCCAATCTGTCCGCCGCCAACCTGCACGGAGCCCGGTTGCATCATGCCGTCCTCATTGGCGCTCGCCTTTCGCAGACCGATCTGCAGAAAGCCGACCTGACCGAGGTCTATGCGCCGAAAGCCCATCTGCAGCAAGCCCGGCTCGCCGAGGCGAATCTTGAACTGGCGAATCTCGTTTCCGCCGACTTGAGCGATGCCGACATGAGTCACACCATCCTGGTCCAAACCAATCTGCAGGAAGCCACTCTGCGAGGAACAAACTTGAGCGCCGCGGATTTGACGGGAGCCCAGCTCGATAATGCCGACCTTCAACAGGCCAACTTGCGCGGGGCGAACTTGAGCGGCGCGCTGGGACTCGTGCAAGCACAACTGGACCAGGCCTGTCTGAATGAGGCCACCCAAATCCCTGCGGACCTTCAGCGGCCGAAGGCCTGCCCCTCGCCACAACAACGGCGCAAGTCGTAA
- a CDS encoding CBS domain-containing protein — protein MVTKRQAQTRRSASARRTPVRFEDLTVKDIVNQRVPSARLEFTGDKVASLLLKAGGAVPVVDQSKQLLGVVSEHDVLLALNEGHAWGARTVNELMSANPYSVRPETSLPTLVHVLTESDLLSVPVVNDTNRLLGVVTRRDVVRAALRPAAKRRSNG, from the coding sequence ATGGTGACGAAGCGGCAGGCCCAGACGAGGCGATCCGCAAGCGCAAGGCGCACACCCGTGCGGTTCGAAGACCTGACGGTGAAGGATATCGTGAATCAACGCGTCCCATCGGCTCGTCTTGAATTCACAGGCGACAAGGTCGCGTCGTTGCTGCTGAAGGCCGGTGGCGCGGTGCCGGTCGTGGACCAGTCGAAACAGCTGTTGGGTGTGGTGAGCGAACATGATGTGCTGCTGGCTCTCAATGAGGGGCATGCGTGGGGCGCTCGGACGGTGAACGAGCTGATGAGTGCGAACCCCTATTCCGTTCGGCCGGAAACCAGTTTGCCTACGCTGGTGCATGTGCTGACGGAGAGCGATCTGCTCTCGGTGCCTGTGGTGAATGACACAAACCGGCTTCTGGGCGTGGTCACCCGCCGGGATGTGGTGCGGGCGGCATTGCGTCCCGCTGCGAAGCGGCGATCTAACGGGTGA